A section of the Actinomycetota bacterium genome encodes:
- a CDS encoding slipin family protein: MTVFVVLVVLALIALMLSLRIVKQYEEGVLFRLGRVVGVRKPGLTFIVPVVDVLRRVSLRIVTMPIQSQGIITRDNVSVDVSAVAYYRVVDATKSVVAIENVATAINQIAQTTLRKVVGQHTLDETLAETDRINVSIREILDVATEEWGVVVTLVELKDIQLPDSMKRAMARQAEAEREKRAKIIAAEGESLAAAALGEASDTMMAHPLALQLRNLQSLVEIGVDKNTTVVFPAPLMSTIQELGAFLAKEAAAATLLPASSVRETPGAP; the protein is encoded by the coding sequence ATCACAGTGTTCGTGGTCCTCGTCGTGCTGGCCCTGATCGCCCTCATGCTGTCGCTCCGCATCGTGAAGCAGTACGAGGAGGGGGTGCTGTTCAGGCTGGGACGGGTCGTGGGGGTCAGGAAGCCCGGCCTGACGTTCATCGTGCCGGTGGTCGACGTGCTGCGCCGGGTGTCGCTGCGCATCGTCACGATGCCGATTCAGTCCCAGGGCATCATCACGCGGGACAACGTGAGCGTCGACGTCTCCGCCGTTGCCTACTACCGGGTGGTCGACGCGACGAAGTCGGTGGTCGCGATCGAGAACGTGGCCACCGCCATCAACCAGATCGCGCAGACCACACTGCGCAAGGTGGTCGGCCAGCACACGCTGGACGAGACGCTTGCGGAGACCGACCGCATCAATGTCAGCATCCGCGAGATCCTCGACGTGGCGACCGAGGAGTGGGGCGTGGTGGTCACCCTGGTCGAGCTGAAGGACATCCAACTCCCCGACAGCATGAAACGGGCGATGGCCCGCCAGGCCGAAGCGGAGCGCGAGAAGCGGGCGAAGATCATCGCGGCGGAAGGCGAGTCGTTGGCCGCCGCCGCGCTCGGCGAGGCGTCCGACACGATGATGGCCCACCCGCTCGCGTTGCAGCTCCGCAACCTGCAGAGCCTGGTCGAGATCGGCGTCGACAAGAACACGACGGTGGTCTTCCCCGCGCCGCTCATGAGCACCATCCAGGAGCTGGGCGCATTTCTGGCCAAGGAGGCCGCCGCGGCGACGTTGCTGCCCGCGTCGTCCGTTCGCGAGACTCCCGGCGCACCGTAG
- a CDS encoding WhiB family transcriptional regulator, with amino-acid sequence MRDGLCREHPEVSFFPALGESSEPAKAVCARCLVRDVCLAFALEHDERHGVWGGLSTRERTALRRLRRAS; translated from the coding sequence ATGCGCGACGGCCTGTGCCGCGAGCACCCGGAGGTGTCGTTCTTCCCTGCGCTCGGCGAGTCGAGTGAGCCGGCCAAGGCCGTGTGCGCGCGGTGCCTCGTTCGGGACGTATGCCTCGCGTTCGCGCTCGAGCACGACGAGCGGCACGGGGTGTGGGGCGGTCTGTCCACGCGGGAGCGGACGGCGCTGAGGCGGCTGCGTCGGGCGAGCTAA